AGGAGGAGAGAGGACTTTAAGGAGCTGGCTCCTGCAAGATGCAGAGGCAGCAGAGGATTGTGGGAAATTCCCTGGATCACAGATGGGAAAAATGGTGTTGTGGGCTAAGTTTCCCCACTGATCCGATGCTGTGTGGCTTTTTAGCTGTGAAATAGATTACTTTACTTCAAAACCCAAAACGTAAtaactgaaataataaaaataaaagtattctaTAGTTATTCACCTTCACTGTTAATAATCAAAACCCTGCTGTGacgatttgaaagaaaatggcccccaaagggagtggcactactagaggtgtggccttgctggagtgggtgtggccttgttggagtaggttggTCTAGTTGAatcaagtgtgtcactgtggaggctggctttggggtctcatatatgctcaagtaacacaaaccacttcctgctgcctgtgagtcaagatggaaGAACTCTCCTCAGGTcattctagcaccatgtctgccttcgtggtgccatgcttcctgccataacaaTGATGGACTAAAcgtctgaactgtaagcaagccaattaaaagttttccttcataagagttgtcatggtcgtcgtatctcttcacagcaatagaaaccctaacccaGACACTTGATGTGTGGGAAACTATGTTAGAGAATAAAATTATTCTACAATTGCCAAAAACACATTGTGCCATCAGCACTTTTTGAAAAGGTATATTTGGAGATGTGCTGGAAAAGGAGAATGTCTATAAAACATAAACAGGAAGTGAGTTCTTGGGTAAAGTGCCCAGTGTTCCTCATGTAAAATATCTCTAAAGTCAGCACCACTGTGCCAGGAGCACCCAGTTTACCATCCCTTCCCACCGAGGTCAGCAACCCAAGCCTCTGCCCATCACTTTGATCCACACCTTCAGAGATAAGGGAACAGAATCCCTGGGGGTTGACTATGGAAAGGGTGAGGTCATACTCCAGGATCTGTGACCTCATTTGCTCATAAACACTTTCTGCTGGTTaggttttgtcaatttgacacaaggtagagtcatctcagaggagggagcctcaattgaaaaAATTCCCCCATCAGAACAGCTGAAAACAAGGCTGTGAgatattttcttggttgatgGTTATTGTAGAAGGGGTCAGCACACTGTGGACAGtgtcacctctgggcaggtggtcctgcagTGTACCAgcaagcaggctgaacaagccttTGGGAGCAGACAAGTAAGCAGCctttctctgtggtctctgcttcagttcctgctccaggttcctgccttgagttcctgccctgactttcctcagtgatggactatgatgtgaaaatgtgtaagataaataaacccttctctcccCAAGTTCCatttagtcatgatgttttatcacagcaagagaaacctaACTGAGACATCTTCTTCAATGAAACTTAAATAATGTGGTTTGGCTCTGAGGTGCAGACAATAGTCTAGAGGTAACAGAGCCGAAAAAAATCAGCAATACAGTGGGCAGGAATTGTGGGAATAAGaaccaggacacaggacacataCAGGAGTCACACGTCCTCCAGCTCTGGGCTTCCCCTTCCCTGAACCTTCCTCTTCTGTCCCCCAAAGGGGTTCCCATTCTGCCTAGAGTCAAGGAAAGGACACACCTGGCCACATGTGCCAAGAAAATATGGGACATTGGGACAGTCACTCACCAGCCCTGTAAGCTGCCTTCCTCTGATCTGAAAAACAACACACAGGAGTCAAGTGAGCTACTGGGCTACTGAAGGGACACCCAGGGCTCAGGAGGATAAGCATAGCTCACCAAGCTCTTCCTGGAGTATGCCTGAAaaacagggagaagagagggtcTGTGCACTTGACAGAAAAACAGGAAACACAATTGTTTCCTTGTAGTCTAAACTGCAGACCACCTGACCCCAGCACTCCAGCCATCCTCTATGAGCTTTCTTGGTCACTGACTCTGATCCCAGAACACTGCATCTTCCTGGGGACTCTGGCCCAATTCTGGGCTGCTGTCACGACTTACTTGTGGTCTCCAGCAAAGCCTCCTTTGTCTTCTGGAATGTCTCCTGCTGACATCGCAGATTCTCCCTTTCCTGCTGCAATGGCAGCTTTGCTAAATGTTCTTTTATGAGAAAACAGCATGACCCTAAGACCAGAAGTCCCATCATGGTCACACTCACGGCAAAGGCTGGCATCCAGGGAGAAGCCTGAGGGAAGAAGggctctgtggcccaggcagaGAGCCAGTGAGTGGCACACCTGAGGACAGCCAGCCCAGCACACTCCAGGAAGGCCATCCGCTTCCCAAGCTCTGTAGGAGTGAGCAACAATGCTCACCTGGGATGAACATGGCCATGGCCTTCTCCTGGCCCAAGATAGGATTGAAGGTGGAGCAGGTCACATTCCCCAAAGAGCTGTCTCTCACCACCAACGTGGTCTTCATGCTGAACAGCCCTTCAGCATCTTCAGTGTGGTACTCAGAGGATGATGGGAGCTTCTCCCCTCTGGAGTCTCTCCACTGCACCTGAGGCTTTGGGTACCACCCTGAAgtcatgcacaccacacacacaccaccatcttCTGGACCTTTGATGTGTACTTCAGGGACAGAGCCCACCACTGCAGGAGCACACATGTGAAGACTTAAAAGCCAACTTGGACTCAGGCACCCCAGGATCACCCATGTGTCTCACAAGAACCTTTCCCAGGGCACATAGGAATTGAAGAGGAAAGGCACTCTTGGGAGTTGCCCAACAGAAGAAAGATACAGAGTCTACTATGGGGAACAGAGAAGAGGCCACTCTTTTATCAACCACAAGAtctaaaggaaacagaagagatttgATTCTGGGAGCCCTGATGTAGAAACCATCACTCCATCTTTCAATATCTACACACCTGTGACTCCCGGGATAGCAGGCCCACACCCAACTCCTCGATAGGAAAGACTAAACCCTGATGTCCTTCCTTTTCTATTCACTCATTTGTCTTGAGAGTTGATTACCAATTAATATTGACTTCTCATTGGGACATTGATCATCCTTTAACATTGACTTCTCATTGGGGCATTGATCATCCTTTAACACTGACTTCTCATTGGGACATTGATCATCATTTAACATTGACTTCTCACTGAGGCATTGATCATGAATTAACATTGACTTCTTATTGGGGCATTGATCATTATTTAACATTGATTTCTCATGGATACACTCTGACTTTTCTACCTACCCTTCTGAAATTTAAATTCCATCAGCTGGTATTTTATATGACACTGGCAGTGTCCCTGGGACCCAGAGAAATGACCAGCACATTTTGGATTAATAGATGTAGGAATGAGTCACTTTTCCTCATATAAAAATGGGGgatcaaaagtaaataaaaataaaaatgatggaccagagccatgtgtggtggagtatgcctgtgatcccagcacttaggaggaaccAACAGGATCCAACATTCATGGTCACCCTCCACTACACAGCTGACTCAAGGACCTCCCCTCATTAATTAAATTAAGGAGCCGAGTGACATGATCCCTTAGTTTCCTTCCACACACAGGTGACCCAACATCTTAGAATAGGGATCAGTTCACCAACCTGCCACCTTCAGTTCCAAGATGGCCTCTTCATAGAAGCGACCCTGTTTGAAGAAGCAGACATATATTCCACTGTCTGAAACCTGGACATTTCCAATGCGCACAGCAGCCTTGCCTTGGTGGAATTGGTCCTTCACCAGCCAGGTCCGTCCTGAATACTCAGCCATCTGCTCTTGCTTCTGCTCTTGTTGGTTCCAATAGACAAATACTGCTTCTGAGAATCTGGAGCGGAACCACCTCAACTCCTCCATATTCTCCACATTCATGACTGGAAACAGGGAGCAGGGAAGTATGGCTTCCCCACCTGGAGCAGCCACAATGGGGTCTGAGGGACCAAACACCAGGAACTCCTCTGTGGACACAGATGTACCAGTGATTTaggtgggagctgggtggcaggcctcccaaaacagcacaaacaaacaacaacagtagAAACTATCTCATCTGTCTGTGCCTGTGGCCCCAAaacctttcatttaaaaaaaaaaaaaaacacttgtgaATTCATTCTCCAGCTTGCATGCACCTGGTCACCAGGGTGCCTTTCCAGGAACTGGATCTCAGCCCAGAGTGCCAGCTTCAGTAGGTCTGAGGAGTAGATCATGCATTTGAAAAGGTCCCTGCAGGTGCTCACACCTTGCGACACACACCTCTACCTCTCTCAAAGGTAGAACTCCGTGATGATTGAACCACACCAAGGAAACTCCCAACCCCCAACCCTGAATTCAGTCACTCTGCCCACATCTTTCGCCACTGAACTATATGTGAACTTTAAAACATAGAGCaacctgttgcaaatcaccctctgcagcaatggaaggatctttctactgacacttggaggggacccgatctggtgttggtgtgggcccagggttctgtttatgtcttgcctcaggacaatgaaattcctcattgggtttctaaGTGCTGTGTGCTCTCTGTGGCTGCAATTGAAGCCCAACaaggcagagacctattgggccttcgtgaaacactctctccttccagtgtcaatggggattgagagcacaatatggccagctttggcaagcattaacataagcctaggaactgcagccatgtggttggagtCTCCAGAAAGTAATGTATggcaactgctttttcaagtatgtatgagaatgtgtcacccagacaccttggagattaaggataacactgaagatcactgacctccattcaTTAACaatagcatgccagctaagcattttcattttcacaatcctattcaagctggagtagtacctgcttctcaggagtggctctgtgcaacatttattggcctcctgaaatgcatttagccccctttgaagataccttaaaatttgtgagcctgaatgtagccattatgagaccattagttctgctccttgtgagctgcctgttttttctttatggtcgttagttggtttttggtttttggtttttggggttttttggggggggggttgtgttgttttttgttttgttttacagagctgccagcttaagtcatgctgggatcaagaataacgGGCCTTGGCAGTTTGtgctcctggagttgtgtccatgccaatggatgcccacacactccagaagagaatttgacatcactgctgccgttgttgctgttataacagggacaaccactgctactactgtttctgggattgccatttcataattggttaccaaagctagcacagtggagaccctggcagcaaaagtagctaccacagttagttaatctttcattctattgggcatgacaaatggaaatcaatagttatatacatttcaattggccttgaaagctataaatttacaaactcaagttccatttgctctcaggataccaccttataaggactccaatttgcaataaggctcgttaaggaagggaatggctcagttgcctttagcctaccagctatgggtgggttaggacttccattggtcttttctgtgttaaacacacagattgcaagcccagcgtcacttagagatctttggcaacagttaactctgcaacTCACACATGATTgaacctgtatgataatgagtattcagagacgggtaattcctggggggcgctcacAAACCTAAGACAgcacacctgtgtggcctggacaggttcctccatgacaggtaaggtgacctgctgacctcccacacaacctaagtcagaagctcaatttttagtaaaaggggggacctaaAGGcactggcccccattttgggtaactgttgccttgcttgctgaccttgaccttgatatcctccctatgctaattccaccctcctgaatgcttaagggaagttccttgtctgtataTCCTGCATaatgggtgttaacagcttagatgcaagattgtaaaacatcagaagtggacttctgccctctggggttctcccactgtgctataagcctgtactTAAGACCTCCTcatgtcatgggcctatgaggatgctggactaaagtctgtCAAACTGTGCAAACAGGCAAATTGCATGCTatatgaattatctgtcaataaagatcttattaaaaaaatagagcaagaggctgaagaaatggctgggagcactggttactcttccacaAAACCCAGGATCAATTtctggtagttcacaaccatctatcacaCTCTTTCAGACTCTGTGGGCATCAGACATACATGTGGAACACAGTCATACAGTCTGGAAAAACACccaaacatgaaataaaatacatagtatATAGAGCCAAAGCAatgtctgttaaaaaaaaaaaaaattcccaggagCCTCAGTCAATTCTTGATAAAGAACAAAGATAGCCTGCCTCACTCTGAGTGCCCTTGGCCCTCTAGGCCTGGAGGACTGTGAAACAGGCACTGTGGGCCCCTAAAGAGCTACAGGCACTGGGGACCCTCCAAGGAGCTACAGGCATCATATGCCACCAAAGAGCTACAGGCACTGTGGGCCACCATTAGCCATGTATCACTCTGTGCTGCTCCATTTGGGTCTAATCCACTGCTGCCACTCAAGAAACCAGGACTCCTGCCCACTGTCCCACAAACCCCaactctgtgaccctttaacatgGGTCACAACTACATCCCTGCTCTGCTCAAAGCTCAGCCCTGACTCTGCATTGTCCACCACAGATCACCAGGCCCTACAGGGCTGTTCCCACCTCAGGACTTCCCACACTTGTCTCCTGCGTCTCCCTTCCAGGCTCACTCTGCTCCTACCTACCCTGGCCTCTGCAGCTCCTTACACCCCAGGCACACTGCCAGCTTCAAGGCTATGGTCCCAACTATGCTCCCCAGATATGGTGTGGCTATGGAGCTCAGGCTCACAATATTTCTGTCTTATCCTCTCCAATGCAGATGCAGACATGCTCAGCCTTGATTTTTGTTATTAACTCACTATAAAGGAAAAACTATAAAAATCCTGGATCCCAGGTATTAATGACTCTCATCCACTTCTGAAGAGGCAAGCACTTGGCAGATCTCACTCACTGGAGGGAGACATGAGAAGGAAGACCAGGACACACTCACTTGTGGACACGCAGGTAAGCAGCTGGGCAAGGACAAACAGGCAGGTGAAATGGCAGAGCAGAGCATGCTTGTAGCAATGTTCCATGTCCTCAGAGCTGGGGAGAAAAACAAGTATGACAGACCAAGACCTTtgggcagcagccaggaggcaggtTCCACCCAGAGCTTGGACACAACAGCAGGGAGAGCATCATCAGGGCTGGTGTCAGCCCCACAGGACAAAACACATCCATACTATCAGGGTGAAGACCCCCACTGCCCAACACTGACAAACCTCCATGCCCGGGTTCCTCTCAGCCCTGATGAACAAGACTGAGGAGCTGGGACATCCAAGTCATCCGAGAGGaagccttcctttcctccccacccatCTTCACCCACAGTGCAGCCAAATTCCACCCAGAAACCTAGGCCCTGCTTTTCTCAACACCTTGATGAACTCAGAGTATACACCATCACCTCAGCTCTCCATATTCCACATACTGCCTGTGATCCCCAAGACATAGAGCCTCTGTCCAGCCCCTCCCTCAGGAACAGCATGGATGCCATCTGTGCCTCTACCATTCCATAATTGTGACCAGGCATCATCTGGACAGCTTGAGAGACAGACATGTCTCCCTGAAGGCTGTGGTGCCCATCACAAGTGCCTTGCCCTGGCCTTTGGTTGTGGAGTTTGTCCACACTCAGTCCCATCCCAGTCCCTCCGTGGTTCCAGGCCATCACCCTACACTCAGCAGGTGCCACACACAACAGTCCTGCTCAGATAGGTTTACCCTCATAGCCTCTGTCTTTGATAAAGACCCTGCATGGTGTAGACAGGCTTGAAAAGAACATAATCAAACCCTCGTCTGTCCTACACCTGCTGTCTACAAGGGTGGGGGAAGTGGGGGCCTAAAGTCCTGAGAAGGACAAACTCAGGGACCTGTGAGCTGTCTCCAGGCTCAGCCACCAGGGATGTGACCTGCAGGGACTCACTGAACACAATCTCAGCTCTGGTTCCTTCCTCGGGCCCACAGGTGTCTTCAAAGACAACCTAcctgcttctctttcctcccatgaAGACTGTGACTTCATGGGGGACAGCTCAAGGCCTCAGGGGCCCAGCAGAAATCTTCCTCCCAGAGCTCAGCTGCTCCAAGGTGCTCTCAGAGCTCTAAGCTCGGCTCTTCCCAGTGCCTGGCTCTGGTTTCCACATCTCCTACAGGTTCGTGGTGTCTAGGCAGCAGacaagcagagcctggcacagccCTCATGGGCTCTGCAGAGGCTTTGACACGGCCTGCTCCAGCAAAGCACAATCTTAGTCCTCAGAGCAATCAAACCAGCCATCAAACTGAAAGCTAAGGCCATGCCAACTGGGTGTTTCCCTCTGCATGTTTCTTTCTCTatcaggaagaggagaaagttcacctccccaccctacccctccccacccctccctagACCACCCCCACCCATGCCCCCTCCAACCCTGCCTGCTGGGGAGACTCCCGAGGTCTACACATGTTATGGAAACGTCCTGAGGTGACAGGGAGAGGACAAGGACACCTCGCTGAGCCTCTATTCAGCATCAGGAGCTGGGCTGGACTCATCAGTTATGTCAACTCCTGTCACAACTGCAAAAGGAGGTGATGTCATGAGCCCTGCACTAGCCCCAGTAACGAAGATGAGGGGAGGTCGGTTTTCCAGAACCCTGTCTTCCCTGTCCCCACCCGCATCCCACCTATCCCCAGCCCAACCCCCACTCCAGGCATCACAGACTCAGCAGGAGCCGGTAAGGGACCTTGGACTCCAGGTGCCGTGATATTGCAGACTTATCTCCTCCTGGGTCCCCAGCCTATGACTTGCACgtggggttgggggatgggggtggaaggCAATGACCAGGAGCCTGACTGGGATGTCCACTGTGTCCTCTCCCAGGGCATCGGGGTCACAGCCAGCTGCATTGACAACAAGCACTAGTGCAGAAGCCACAGGGGACTGTGCTGTGCCCCTGTGTGGAGTGTGACATGCCTGCCATCTcaccactcaggaggtagaggcaggatgaccaggaactcaaggccatcctcagctacatagagttcTAAGTCAACCTCAGCTTTGtgaacactgtctcaaaaggtggagggctgagtgaggaggAACACACCTTTAATAGAAGCAAGGCTGCGCAGATGGATCTGTCAGTTTTTgtacagcctggtctaaatattgaattccaggctagctctatagaagagagagagagagagagagagagagagagagagagagagagagagagagagaacaataaaaGAAGTGGGTGACAATATGACTAAGTAGACTATAAAAGCtttggccaccaagcctgacaacctgagtttgatcgtTGACTCCagataaaggtagaaggagagacttGACTCCTCTACCATCCTGTCACTCCATGTGTGAGCCATGACATGGGGCACACTGGTTCTCATTTGCCTactcacacccatgcacacacacacacacacacacacacacacacacacacacacaattagataAAGAATggttttaaggtttatt
The sequence above is drawn from the Onychomys torridus chromosome 18, mOncTor1.1, whole genome shotgun sequence genome and encodes:
- the LOC118569444 gene encoding butyrophilin subfamily 1 member A1-like, with the protein product MEHCYKHALLCHFTCLFVLAQLLTCVSTKEFLVFGPSDPIVAAPGGEAILPCSLFPVMNVENMEELRWFRSRFSEAVFVYWNQQEQKQEQMAEYSGRTWLVKDQFHQGKAAVRIGNVQVSDSGIYVCFFKQGRFYEEAILELKVAVVGSVPEVHIKGPEDGGVCVVCMTSGWYPKPQVQWRDSRGEKLPSSSEYHTEDAEGLFSMKTTLVVRDSSLGNVTCSTFNPILGQEKAMAMFIPEPFFPQASPWMPAFAVSVTMMGLLVLGSCCFLIKEHLAKLPLQQERENLRCQQETFQKTKEALLETTSILQEELDQRKAAYRAAWRKAQLYADWRKEHFQAWSVTLDPDSAHPILAISQDRMSVTWKDTTMCLDGLFYVLGTEGISSGRHYWEVKMKDGDSSKWILGVCREDVDRGGLYFESPEKGFWTVGRSSSGYWAYVDSGRAPLSFRQAPQSVGVFVDYTEGDISFYNMSDMSHIFSFHEASFSGTLFPYFRLKSGDVSMILSSEEFPVPISILPSLKESLCSPREGLTLGSSVVDPLEEEESPFLSHPSDTLPP